From Hoeflea sp. 108:
CGAGCGCGGCGCCGCCAGCTATGTGCTCGCCGGCGAGAGCCTCAACGATCCTGTCGTCGGCCGGCTGGTCGATCGTGGTCTCGACGATGAGCTGAAGGGCACGGCCTATGCCGTGGTCGATGGCACGGACGGACGAACCCATCACATCAAGTTGCCCGACCTCGACGCGGCCGGCGATAGCGCGCCGGGCTCGATCGTCGAGCTGCGCAAATTCGACGACGCGCAGGGACGCAGACGGGTCGCGCTCGCCGTCCGCTCCGATCTCGACATCGAACGGCAGGTCCATGCGACCGGGGCCACCTGGCTCGACCGGCAAGCGATCGCCCGCGATCCCGTTCCGCTCGGCGGCGGCGGCTTCGGCGCCGAGGTTCGCCAGGCGATGGACCGCCGTGCCGAGCACCTCGTCGGCCAAGGCCTCGCCGAGCGCCAGACGCGCGGCGTCAGCTTCTCCCCCGGGCTGATCGACACACTTCGGCAGCGCGAGGTCGACGCCCTCGGCGAGAAGCTCGCGGCCGAGACCGGCCGGCAATTCTCGAAGGCCGCAACGGGTGAGTATGTGGCGGGCACCTACCGCCAGCGCTTCGCGCTCGCGTCGGGCCGCTTCGCCATGATCGACGACGGCCTCGGCTTCCAACTCGTGCCCTGGTCGCTATCCCTCGAACGTCAGATCGGTCAGCACGTCTCCGGCGTGTCGCGCGGCGCGGGCGGCGTCGACTGGAGCTTCGGCCGCAACCGCGGCCTCGGCCTTTGAACGACGCTCACTCTTACCGATTGCGGCGCACAGCTGTCCGCAGCCCTCGGTTCATAGTAACGGTGACGCCAAAACCTTGAGGTGGAACCATGGACATCCAAGCATACAAAATACACGTCGAAGAAAGTATGATTGCGGACCTCAAGCAACGCCTCCGTCACATTCGCTGGCCCCGGTCGCTCGATGACGTGAGCTGGGACGATGGCAGCAGCCTAGCCTTCATGCGGCGTCTTATGGGTTACTGGCAGGAGCAGTTCGATTGGAGGACGCAGGAGGCTCGGCTTAACCAACTCCCGCAGTTCTTGGCGAGCATCGATGACCTCTCGATCCACTTCGTTCATCAACGAGGGGTTGGGCCGGCGCCGTTCCCGCTGATCCTGACCCATGGATGGCCGGGATCTTTTGTCGAGATGGAGAGGATCATCCCGCTCTTGGCCGACCCCGGTGCGCACGGTGCCGATCCGGCTGATGCGTTTGATGTCGTGGTCCCATCACTGCCCGGTTATGGCTTTTCGCAGGCGCCGGATCGATCAGGCTTCGGATCATCACGCATCGCCGAACTGTGGTTCGCCCTTATGAGTGGTTTAGGATATGGTCGCTTTGGCGCCCAGGGCGGCGATGTCGGTGCGGGCGTTTCAACTTGGTTGGCGCATCGTTTTCCACAGTCAGTCGTCGGCTTTCATCTCAACTATATTTCTGGGGGCTATCGGCCGCCGCTCGGTGAAGGGCTTCCACCTGTCACTGCTGAAGAACAATCGTTCCTCGACACTGCGGCCGCATGGGCCGCCGCAGAAGGTGCGTACGCCCACATGCATGGTACGAAACCGCAAACACTGGCCTATGCCCTGAATGACTCACCTGCCGGTCTCGCAGGATGGATCGTCGAGAAATTCCGTGGGTGGAGCGACTGCGACGGGGACGTCGAGCAGGTCTTCAGTCTTGACGCGCTGCTTACCGACATCTCGCTCTATTGGTTCAGCGGTACGGTCGACGCCTCGATTCGGGTCTACAAGGAGAATAGCCTCCAGCCGCTTCACTTCAGGCCGAGTGAACGCGTCCAACCACCTCTCGGCGTGGCTCTGTTTCCACGCGAGTTGCCGATGCCGCCGCGGTCTTGGGTGGAGCGTTGCCATAACGTCGTCCGCTGGACAGAAATGCCGAAGGGTGGTCACTTCGCGGCAATGGAGCAGCCGCAGTTGTTGGCTGAGGACATCCGTGCTTTCTTCAGACCTTTGAGGCAATAACACTCGCTCAAGAAGCTGAGACGCCCACCTAGCTAGGCATCCGAATTGTACGATACAGGCGCCGATATTGCGATCTCTGCTAATGCTGGCTTGATTTCTGCCCAAGTATCTCCTGATCCTCCGCGTATTTTCTTGGAAGGAGGGTCATGTCGGCGACCAAAATCCTCTGGGGCCAGATCCTCACCGTCTTCCTGATCGTACTGATGACGACCTGGGCGGCGACGCAATGGACGGCCTATCGGCTCGGCTTCCAACCGCAGCTCGGACTTCCGTGGTTCGACCTGGGGGGCTGGCCGATCTACTATCCGCCGGCCTTCTTCTGGTGGTGGTACTTCTATGATGCCTATGCGCCGCCGATCTTCATCGAGGGGGCCTACATCGCGGCGTCCGGCGGCTTTATCTCCATCGCCGTCGCGATCGGCATGTCAGTCTGGCGCGCGCGAGAAGCCAAGAATGCCGAGACCTTCGGCTCCGCCCGATGGGCCGCTGCTCGCGAAGTGAGTGCCGCCGGCCTCCTGGGCGCGGATGGAGTCATCCTGGGCAAGTTCGAGCGCGACTATCTCCGCCACGATGGCCCCGAGCATGTGCTGTGCTTCGCGCCAACGCGATCGGGCAAAGGTGTCGGCCTGGTCGTGCCCTCGCTGCTGACCTGGCCGGGCTCCGCCATCGTCCACGATATCAAGGGTGAGAACTGGACCCTGACGGCGGGCTTCCGATCCCGGCACGGCCGCGTGCTGCTGTTCGATCCGACCAACGCGAAGTCCGCCGCCTACAATCCGTTGCTTGAGGTCCGTCGCGGTGAATGGGAGGTCCGCGACGTTCAGAACATCGCCGACATCCTGGTCGACCCGGAAGGCTCGCTGGAGAAGAGGAACCACTGGGAGAAGACCAGCCACGCACTGCTAGTCGGCGCCATCCTGCACGTCCTATACGCCGAGGCCGACAAGACCCTGGCTGGCGTTGCCGCATTCCTCTCCGACCCGAAGCGGCCAATCGACTCGACGCTCGCCGCCATGATGAGGACGGCCCATCTCGGCGAGGCCGGCCCCCATCCGGTGATCGCCAGTGCGGCCCGCGAATTGCTGAACAAATCCGACAACGAGCGATCGGGCGTGCTGTCGACCGCTATGTCGTTCCTCGGCCTCTATCGCGATCCCGTCGTCGCCGAGGTCACACGCCGCTGCGACTGGCGCATCACCGACATAGTCGGCGGCAAACATTCGACGACGCTCTATCTCGTCGTGCCGCCGTCGGACATCAACCGCACCAAACCGCTGATCCGTCTGATCCTCAATCAGATCGGCCGGCGGCTCACGGAGGATCTGAACGCGAAGGGCAACCGCCACCGGCTTCTCCTGATGCTCGACGAATTCCCGGCCCTCGGCCGCCTCGACTTTTTCGAGAGCGCGCTCGCCTTCATGGCGGGATACGGCCTCAAAGCCTTCCTCATCGCCCAGTCGCTGAACCAGATCGAGAAGGCCTACGGGCCGAACAACTCGATCCTCGACAACTGCCATGTCCGCGTCAGCTTCGCGACCAATGACGAGCGGACCGCCAAGCGTGTCTCCGACGCGCTCGGCACCGCGACCGAGATGCGCGCGATGAAGAACTATGCCGGTCATCGCCTGTCGCCCTGGCTCGGTCACATGATGGTCTCGCGCTCGGAGACAGCCCGGCAGCTGATGACGCCCGGCGAGATCATGCAGCTTCCGCCATCCGACGAAATCGTCATGGTGGCGGGCACCCCGCCGATCCGCGCGAAGAAGGCGCGATATTATGAGGATCGCCGGTTTCAGGAGCGCATCCTGCCGCCGCCGAATCTCGTCAAGCCGACCACTGCACGACCGGACGACTGGAGCACGCTGCCTCTTCCGGCGACGCCGGTGATAGCAGCGGCCACTAGCGGCGACGGATCGGAGGACGAGGATACGACCGACTCCGAGCGCCGGCACCAGCCGGAGCTGAGCCGCTCAAAACCCGTCGAGCCCAAGCAACCCATCGAGAACGAGTTCGAGATCGATCCCCGCAACGACGCCGATGAGGACGCCGCACGTCTCTCGCGCATGAATCAGACCATGCGCCAGGTCGCACGCCAGGCGTCGCTCGATCCCGGCGACGGCATCGAGCTTTAGGAGGTACCATGGCAAAGCCTCCCAAAAAGCAGCGGCTATCGGTGTATCTCGAACCGGACGTCATGAAGGCGCTCGCCGCGCATGCCACCCGGCGTGATCAATCCCTATCGCTGATTGCGGAAGCGGGCATCGCCTCCTTCCTGTCGCCGGACGCTACCGAACGGCAGGAGGCGGCGACGACGAAGCGGCTCGACCAGATCGACCGGCGAATGGCGCGGATGGAGCGCGATCTCGGAATCAGCGTCGAAACGCTGGCCGTGTTCATCCGCTTCTGGCTGACGACAAACCCGCCGCTGCCGGAGCCCGCACAGGCTGCGGCACGCTCGAAAGCAGGCGAGCGCTACGAGGCGTTCGTCACCGCCCTCGGCCGGCGACTCGCTCACGGGCCGAAGCTTCGCCAGGAGATTTCGGAAGACATCGCGCCCGCGCGCGACGCGGATTAATCACGACCGCGCCTACCACAAGTATTCCGGCGTTCCGCCGTTTCCCTGTATTTGTACGCCACAGTACGACGACCACAGCACGGTTGTTGTCAGGCCCTAATTTCTGCCTCTTCTACTCATCCCCGATCCAGGGCCGCATGTCGCGGTCCCGCAAGAGAACGGGGACGACGTGGCGGCAACTCACCAGAAATCGGAAGCGCTCCTTCGCGGTGCCCGCATGCTGCGCACGGCCCTCGGGCCGGCGATCGCCCGCTTTCTGGAAGATCCCGCGATCGTCGAGGTGATGCTCAATCCCGATGGGCGGCTCTGGGTCGACCGGCTTTCCGAAGGGCTTTCCGATACGGGTGAGCTGCTGTCGCCTCCAGACGGCGAGCGGATCATCCGTCTCGTCGCCCATCATGTCGGCGCCGAGGTTCATCCCGGAGCCCCGCGTGTGTCGGCCGAGCTTCCCGAGACGGGGGAAAGATTCGAGGGGCTGCTGCCCCCCGTGGTGTCAGCGCCAGCCTTCGCAATCCGCAAGCCCGCTGTCGCCGTGTTCACTCTCGACGATTATGTCGCCGCCGGCATCATGGCCGCAGGTCAGGCCGAGACGCTGCGCCAAGCCGTCGCCGACCGCCGTAACATCCTCGTTGCCGGCGGCACATCCACCGGCAAGACGACCCTCACCAACGCGCTGCTGGCCGAAGTCGCGAAGACCTCCGACCGCGTCGTGCTCATCGAGGACACGCGCGAACTGCAATGCGCCGCGCCCAATCTTGTCGCCATGCGGACGAAGGATGGCATCGCCTCACTTTCCGATCTCGTCCGCTCTTCGCTTCGCCTCCGCCCAGACCGCATCCCGATCGGCGAGGTGCGCGGGGCCGAGGCGCTCGATCTGCTGAAAGCCTGGGGCACCGGCCACCCCGGTGGAGTCGGCACCATCCACGCCGGCACCGCTATCGGCGCGCTTCGTCGCATGGAGCAGCTCATTCAGGAAGCCGTCGTCACCGTCCCGCGCGCGCTGATTGCGGAGACGATTGATCTCATCGCCGTGCTGTCCGGCCGTGGCGCATCGCGCCACCTCGCCGAACTCGCCCGCATCGAGGGGCTCGGCCCCGGCGGCGACTACCGCGTCACCCCCGCAACCCAGCCCCTTACAGGAGACCCGTCATGATTAAGCACGCCCTGCGCATCCGCCGGCATATCGCTACGGCGGTGTCCGTCGCCTTCGTCTCGCTGGCGATGGCGCCCGCCGCGCACGCGTCCGGTTCCTCCATGCCCTGGGAAGCACCGCTGCAATCCATCCTCGAGTCGATCGAGGGGCCTGTCGCCAAGATCATCGCGGTGATGATCATCATCATCACCGGCCTGACGCTCGCCTTCGGCGACACTTCCGGCGGTGCCCGCAAGCTGATCCAGATCGTCTTCGGCCTGTCGATCGCCTTCGCCGCGTCCAGCTTCTTCCTGTCGTTCTTCTCGTTCGGCGGCGGGGCGCTCGTCTGATGGCCAACGGCGCGGATCATCATGGCGAGCTGGCAGGCTTCTCAGTCCCGGTCCATCGGGCGCTGACCGAGCACATCCTGCTCGGCGGCGCGCCGCGCTCGCTCGCCATCCTCAACGGCACGCTGGCGGCAGCGCTCGGCCTCGGCCTGCGCCTCTGGCTGGTCGGTCTCGGCCTCTGGGCTCTCGGCCACTTCGCGGCCGTCTGGGCAGCCAAGCGCGATCCGCAGTTCGTCGATGTCGTGCGCAAGCATCTGCGCATCCCCGGCCACCTGTCGGTTTGAGGAGGAACGCCGATGATGAACCTTGCCGAATATCGCAACCGCAATACCCGTCTCGCCGACTTCCTGCCTTGGGTCGCTCTGATCGGCGAAGGCATCGTCTTGAACAAGGACGGCAGCTTGCAGCGGACCGCAAGATTTCGCGGACCCGACCTCGACAGTGCCGTTCCGGCCGAGCTAGTCGCGGTCGCCGGGCGCCTCAACAACGCCTTCCGTCGCCTGGGCTCCGGCTGGGCCATCTTCGTCGAGGCGCAGCGCCATGGTGCCGCGACCTATCCGGCCAGCGTGTTCGCCGACAGCGCGTCGGCCTTGGTTGACGCCGAGCGGAAAGCCGACTTCGAGGAAGCCGGCGCGCACTTCGAATCGAGCTACTTCCTCACCTTCCTCTACCTTCCCCCGGCCGAAGACGCGGCGCGCGCAGAGACCTGGCTCTATGAGGGTCGCGATCACGCTGGCGTCGATGCGCACGAGATCCTGCGCGGCTTCGCAGACCGCACCGATCGCATCCTTCAGCTCATCGACGCCTTCATGCCGGAATGCGCCTGGCTCGATGACGGCGAGACGCTGACCTATCTGCATTCGACCGTCTCGACCAAGCGGCACCGCGTCCGCGTGCCCGAGACGCCGATGTATCTCGATGCGCTGCTGGCCGATCAGCCCCTGACCGGCGGGCTCGAACCCCGGCTCGGCGACGCACATGTCCGCATCCTCACCATTGTCGGCTTCCCGACCGCGACCACGCCCGGCATCCTCGATGAGCTGAACCGGCTGGCCTTTCCCTATCGCTGGTCAACACGCGCCGTCCTGCTCGACAAGACCGACGCCACCAAGCTGCTGACGAAGATCAGGCGTCAGTGGTTCGCCAAGCGCAAGTCGATCGCCGCCATCCTCAAGGAGGTGATGACCAACGAGGCCTCTGCGCTGGTCGATACCGATGCGGCCAACAAGGCCGCCGACGCCGACATGGCGTTGCAGGAGCTGGGCGCCGACTATGCGGGCCAAGCCTATGTGACGGCGACTATCACCGTCTGGGACGAGGACCCGCGCATCGCAGCTGAAAAGCTGCGGATGGTCGAGAAGGTCATCCAGGGCCGCGACTTCACCGCCATGCCCGAGACGATCAACGCGGTCGACGCCTGGCTCGGCTCGCTGCCCGGCCATGTCTACGCCAATGTCCGGCAGCCGCCGATCAACACCTTGAATCTCGCCCACATGATCCCGCTGTCGGCGGTGTGGGCGGGACCGGAACGGGACGAGCACTTCGATGCACCCCCACTGCTTTACGGCAGAACCGAAGGCTCGACCCCGTTCCGGCTTTCCATCCATGTCGGCGATGTCGGCCACACCCTGATCGTCGGGCCAACGGGCGCCGGCAAGTCGGTGCTGCTGGCGCTGATGGCGCTGCAGTTCCGGCGCTATCCGCAGTCGCAGGTTTTCGCCTTCGACTTTGGCGGATCGATCCGCGCCGCCGCGCTCGCCATGCGCGGAGACTGGCACGATCTTGGCGGCGGCCTCACCGAAGGCTCAGACGACAGCGTGTCTCTTCAGCCGCTCGGGCGCATCGACGATGTCGCCGAGCGCGCCTGGGCCTCCGACTGGCTGATCGCGATCCTGGGGCGCGAGAGCGTGGCCGTCACGCCCGAGGTGAAGGAGCATCTTTGGTCGGCGCTCTCCTCGCTGGCGTCGGCGCCCGTCGCCGAGCGCACGCTGACGGGATTGTCCGTCCTGCTGCAATCCAACGATATCAAGCAGGCGCTCCGACCCTATTGCGTCGGCGGTCCCTATGGCCGTCTGCTCGACGCCGAGGCCGAGCATCTGGGCGAAGCCAATGTGCAGGTTTTTGAGACTGAAGGGCTGATCGGCACCGGGGCTGCCGCCGCCGTGCTCGCCTATCTCTTCCACCGCATCGAGGACCGCCTCGACGGTCGCCCGACGCTGCTGATCGTCGATGAAGGCTGGCTTGCCCTGGATGACGAGGGCTTCGCCGGTCAGCTCCGCGAATGGCTGAAGACGCTGCGCAAGAAGAACGCCAGCGTCATCTTCGCCACGCAGTCGCTCTCGGACATCGACGGCTCGGCGATAGCGCCGGCCATCATCGAAAGCTGCCAGACCCGCATCCTGCTGCCGAACGAGCGCGCCATCGAGCCGCAGATCACTGCCATCTACCGCCGGTTCGGATTGAACGATCGCCAGATCGAGATCCTCGCGCGGGCGATGCCGAAGCGCGACTATTACTGCCAATCGCGCCGCGGCAATCGGCTGTTCGAGTTGGGCCTGTCGGACGTGGCGCTGGCGCTCTGCGCCGCGTCCTCAAAGCAGCACCAGGCGCTGATCGCCGAGGTGCATGCCCGCAGCGGCACGGATGGTTTCCTTGCCGAATGGCTTGCCGAGAACCGACTCGGCTGGGCGGCGGACCTCATCGCCGACCTCACCAACGTCATCCCCCAAGCCGAACCGGAGACACGCCCATGACCCGTTCTGTTCAATCTCGCTCGCTTGCGCTGCGTCTCACCGCAGCGCTGCTTGCCGCGCCAATCGCGCTCTCGCCGATCCTCAGCACCCCCGCCGCTGCGCAATGGATCGTCTACGATCCGACCAACTATGCGCAGAACGTCCTGACGGCAGCGCGCACCCTCCAGCAGGTCAATCAGCAGATCACCCAGCTTCAGAATGAAGCCACCATGCTGATCAACCAGGCCCGCAACCTCGCCAGCCTGCCATACTCCTCGCTCCAGCAGCTTCAGCAGTCGGTTCAGCGCACCCAGCAGCTCCTGCAACAGGCGCAGGGAATCGCCTACGACGTCCAGCGCATCGACCAGGCGTTCACGTCGACCTACGGCAACGCCTCCATGTCCGCCTCCGACCAGGCGCTGGTGGCGCAGGCGCGGGAGCGCTGGCAGAACACGGTCGGCGGCCTGCAGGACGCCATGCGCGTCCAGGCCGGCGTGGTCGGCAACATCGACACCAACCGCGCCGAGATGTCGTCACTGGTCGGCCAGAGCCAGGGCGCAACGGGAGCGCTGCAGGCGACGCAGGCCGGCAACCAGCTTCTCGCCCTGCAAGCGCAGCAGCTTGCCGATCTCACCGCTGTCGTCGCCGCCAACGGCCGGGCGCAAAGCCTGTCAGAGGCCGAGCGATCTGCTGCGGCCGAACAGGGTCGCGAACAGCGCCGACGGTTCCTGACGCCGGGCACCGGCTATCAGCCCGGCAACGCCCGCATGTTCCCGAACGGCAACTGAGGGCGCGGCTATGGACGGCAAGATGCTGGCCCGGCTTGGCGCTGTCGTGTTCGTGGCCGTCGCGATCACTGCGACCGCGATCGAGATGAACCGGAAAGAGGAAGTGCGGGAGGCGTGGCCGTCCAACCGTACCACCGAAGCGCGGGGCGATCCGTTGCGCAACGAGCTGATCCGCTGCCAGGTGCTCGGCGAAGCGGGATCGAGGGATCCGGCGTGCCTTCGGGCCTGGGCCGAAAACCGCAACCGTTTCCTCGCGCCCGGCGCGCGACCTGCCGAGCGGTTGCCGGACATGCCGCCAGCGCCGCGAAACACTCTCACACCCCAATCGGACCGCACCGATCAGCCGGCCTTCGAGCCCGCCGCACCGATCGCGCCGCCGCAGCTCGACGAGGCGAGATAACATCATGGGCGGCACCGGCGTCATCGACCATTTCCTTGAGGTCTTCACCCGCTACATCGACAGCGGCTTCGGCCTGCTCAGCGGCGAAGTCGCCTTCATCGCCACCACCCTGATCGTCATCGACGTGACACTGGCGGCGCTGTTCTGGAGCTGGGGCGCCGACGACGACATCATGGCCCGCCTGGTGAAGAAGACGCTGTTCGTCGGCGTGTTCGCCTACATCATCGGCAATTGGAACAACCTCGCCCGGATCATTTTCGAGAGCTTCGCCGGCCTCGGCCTGAAGGCCAGCGGCACCGGGTTCACCACGGCCGACCTCTTGCGCCCTGGAAAGGTCGCTCAGACCGGGCTCGACGCCGGACGGCCGCTGCTCGATTCCATCTCCAGCCTCATGGGCTACTGGTCGTTCTTCGAGAACTTCATCCAGATCGCCTGCATGTTCCTGGCCTGGGCGCTGGTGCTTCTCGCCTTCTTCATCCTCGCCATCCAGCTCTTCGTCACGCTCATCGAATTCAAGCTGACGACGCTCGCGGGCTTCGTGCTGATCCCCTTCGGCCTGTTCGGCAAATCCGCCTTCATGGCCGAACGCGTCCTCGGCAACGTCATCTCCTCCGGCATCAAGGTGCTGGTGCTCGCCGTCATCATCGGCATCGGCTCGACACTCTTCTCAGAATTCACATCCGGTTTCGGCGGCCAGAACCCGACGATCGACGAGGCGATGGCGATCGTGCTCGCCGCGCTGTCGCTGCTCGGCCTCGGCATCTTCGGGCCTGGTATTGCAAGCGGCATCGTCTCCGGCGGTCCCCAGCTCAGCGCCGGCGCCGCAGTCGGCACTGGCCTGGCCGCAGGCGGCATAGTCGCGCTCGGCGCTGGCGCCGTCGGCGCCGCCGCGTCGAGTGGCGCTGCGCTGGCCGGTGGTGCGGCCGCCGCCGCTCGTGGCGGTGCTGCGATCGCTGGCGGCGCGTCCACCGCTTACAGCCTTGGCGCAGCCGGGCAGTCCGGCGCGGCCGGCGTCGCTTCCGGTCTCGGCGGGGTCGCCCGTGCCGGCGGCAGCGCCGCCGTCTCGCCCCTGCGCCGCGCCGCATCGCGTGCCGCTGAAAGCATGCGCTCAAGCTTCAACGCTGGCGGCAAGGCCGCCTTCGAGGCGACAGGCGGCACTTCCACCATGGGCTCGATCGGCGGTGACGCGGCCGGTGATGGCGCCGCTGCCGCGGGTTCCACAAACGCAGGCGGTCCGCCGGCCTGGGCGCAGCGGATGCGCCGATCCCAGCACATGACCCATGCCGTCCAGGCCACGGCCCATGCCGTCCGCTCAGGTGATGCCCACGGCGGCGGCTCTTCCATCAATCTTTCCGAAGGCGATCGCTGATGTTCAAACGACCCTCTACCCATTATGGCAAGGCCCCCGAGCCCGAGACGCCCTATCAGCGCGCCACCCAGGTCTGGGATGAGCGCATCGGCGCCTCGCGCGTGCAGGCCAAGAACTGGCGGCTGATGGCGTTCGGCTCGCTGATCCTGTCGGCCGGGTTCGCCACCGCGCTCGTCGTGCAGTCAGCACGCGGGACGATCGTACCCTGGGTGGTCCAAGTCGATCGCATCGGTCAGGCGCAGGCCGTCGCGCCCGCCGAGGCCGACTATCGTCCGACCGATCCGCAGATTGCCTTCCACCTGGCGCGCTTCATCGAGCAGGTCCGGAGCATTCCGGCCGATGCGATCATCGTCCGGCAGAACTGGCTGCGCGCCTACGACTTCACGACTGACCGCGGCGCCATGGCGCTCAATGACTACGCCCGCTCCAACGACCCCTTTACACGGGTCGGCCGGCAGCAGGTCGCTGTCGACGTCTCCAGCGTCATCCGCGCGTCCCCGGACAGCTTCCGCGTCGCCTGGGTCGAGCGCCGATACGAAAATGGCCAGCTCGCCGAGACCACGCGCTGGACCGCGATCCTGACGATCGTCGTGCAGATCCCCCGAAACGCCGACCGGCTCAGGGCGAACCCGCTCGGCATCTACGTCAACGCCATCAACTGGTCACGGGAGCTTGGGCAATGAAGCCGTATTTCCGTAAAGCCGGAAACCCGGCTTCACACACACACGTACTCCCGGCTCTCCGTAGAGCCGCATTCCCGGTCGTTCTGCTAGCGGCGACCGCGCTCGCGGGCTGCGCGACCACCAATCCGCCGCCGGAGATTTCCTACGACAATGCGGCTCCGGCGGTGCAGACCGTCGATCCACCCGCGCCGGTCACCGTGGTCGAGCTGCCCCGGCCGCTGCCGCTGCCTGGCCAATTGCAGCGTGTGGAGGAGACGCGGCGTGCCCCGGAGCCTTCTAATCCGACCGCTCGCGTCAACCAGGCAAACGAGGCGGCACGAGTCCAGCCGGTGCGCGACGGCTTCATTAACTCGATGCAGGTCTACCCGTGGACTCAAGGGGCGCTTTATCAAGTCTATACCGCCGTCGGGCAGATCACCGACATCGCGCTCCAACCCGGGGAGCAGCTTGTCGGCGCAGGCCCGGTGGCCGCCGGCGACACAGTGCGCTGGATCATCGGCGACACCGAGAGCGGATCGGGGGCAACGCGCCAGATCCACATCCTAGTAAAGCCCACCCGCGCCGACCTGATGACAAACCTCGTCATCAACACCAACATGCGCACCTATCACATGGAGCTGCGCTCGACAGAGCGCACCTATATGGCGTCGGTCTCATGGCAGTATCCGCAAGACCAGCTCATTGCGCTGCGCCGTCAGAACGCCGAGGCGCAGGCGGCCCAGCCGGTGGCGAGCGGCGTCGATCTCGCGAACGTCAACTTCCGCTATGCGATCGAGGGCGACCGTGCGCCGTGGCGGCCGCTGCGCGCCTTCGACGACGGACGCCAGGTCTTTATCGAGTTTCCGCGCGGCATCGGTCAGGGCGAGATGCCGCCACTCTTCGTCGTCGGCCCCGAGGGCAACACCTCTGAGCTCGTGAACTATCGCGTTCGCGGCCACCACATGATCGTTGATCGTCTGTTCGCGGCTGCCGAACTTCGCTTCGGCTCCGGCCGCGAGCAGAAGCGCGTCAGGATCGTCCGCACAGACGGGAGGCCGACCTCGTGAGCGAGAACCCGCCCCGGATTGAGGAAGTGCCGGACGACGATGCGCAGCCCCTGACCGGCGAGCCGGTCGGGCCTGCGCCGATGCGGCTGCGGGCCGAACCGCCCCGCGTCACCCGGTTGTCGCGGAAGGTTCTCGCCGGCCTCGGTCTTGTCGCCAGCGTCGGGCTCGGAGGTGCTCTGATCTACGCGCTTCAGACCCGCGACGCCGGTCGGCCGAACGACGAACTCTATTCGACCGAGAACCGCTCGACCGCTGACGGACTGGCCGGCCTGCCGCGAGATTACAGTGGCGTGCCACAGCTCGGTCCCCCTCTTCCCGGTGACCTCGGCCGGCCGATCCTTAGTACCCAGGATCGCGGACAGCCGGTGCCCACACCCGGGACGGCCACGCCCAATCCCGGCATCAGCCCGGAAGAGCAGCGCCGCCTTCAGGAAATCGAGACCGCGCGCACCAGCCGTCTCTTCTCCGGATCGGAAAGCCGGGGCACACCCGCTGCTGCGGGAGCTGCCCCAGCGCTCGCGCCGGTGCCGGATTTGGCGAGCATTGGCCTCGCTCCGCCGCCCGCCACGCCCTCGGCGCAGGACCGGCAGAACGCGTTTCTGAACGCCGCGGCCGATCGCAGGACGGTTGCGCCCGATCGCGTCGCTGCGCCAGTATCGCCGAACGTCCTTCAGGCGGGAGCAGTGATATCCGCGGCGCTGATCACCGGCATCCGATCCGATCTACCCGGCCAGATCACCGCGCAGGTCACCGAAAACATCTACGACAGCCCAACCGGCCGTATCTTGCTTGTGCCGCAAGGCACTCGTGTGGTCGGGCAGTACGACAACAACGTGCAGTTCGGCCAGAGCCGAGTCCTGCTCGTCTGGACTCGGCTCGTCTTCCCGAACGGGCGCT
This genomic window contains:
- the trbE gene encoding conjugal transfer protein TrbE produces the protein MMNLAEYRNRNTRLADFLPWVALIGEGIVLNKDGSLQRTARFRGPDLDSAVPAELVAVAGRLNNAFRRLGSGWAIFVEAQRHGAATYPASVFADSASALVDAERKADFEEAGAHFESSYFLTFLYLPPAEDAARAETWLYEGRDHAGVDAHEILRGFADRTDRILQLIDAFMPECAWLDDGETLTYLHSTVSTKRHRVRVPETPMYLDALLADQPLTGGLEPRLGDAHVRILTIVGFPTATTPGILDELNRLAFPYRWSTRAVLLDKTDATKLLTKIRRQWFAKRKSIAAILKEVMTNEASALVDTDAANKAADADMALQELGADYAGQAYVTATITVWDEDPRIAAEKLRMVEKVIQGRDFTAMPETINAVDAWLGSLPGHVYANVRQPPINTLNLAHMIPLSAVWAGPERDEHFDAPPLLYGRTEGSTPFRLSIHVGDVGHTLIVGPTGAGKSVLLALMALQFRRYPQSQVFAFDFGGSIRAAALAMRGDWHDLGGGLTEGSDDSVSLQPLGRIDDVAERAWASDWLIAILGRESVAVTPEVKEHLWSALSSLASAPVAERTLTGLSVLLQSNDIKQALRPYCVGGPYGRLLDAEAEHLGEANVQVFETEGLIGTGAAAAVLAYLFHRIEDRLDGRPTLLIVDEGWLALDDEGFAGQLREWLKTLRKKNASVIFATQSLSDIDGSAIAPAIIESCQTRILLPNERAIEPQITAIYRRFGLNDRQIEILARAMPKRDYYCQSRRGNRLFELGLSDVALALCAASSKQHQALIAEVHARSGTDGFLAEWLAENRLGWAADLIADLTNVIPQAEPETRP
- the trbJ gene encoding P-type conjugative transfer protein TrbJ yields the protein MTRSVQSRSLALRLTAALLAAPIALSPILSTPAAAQWIVYDPTNYAQNVLTAARTLQQVNQQITQLQNEATMLINQARNLASLPYSSLQQLQQSVQRTQQLLQQAQGIAYDVQRIDQAFTSTYGNASMSASDQALVAQARERWQNTVGGLQDAMRVQAGVVGNIDTNRAEMSSLVGQSQGATGALQATQAGNQLLALQAQQLADLTAVVAANGRAQSLSEAERSAAAEQGREQRRRFLTPGTGYQPGNARMFPNGN
- the trbK-alt gene encoding putative entry exclusion protein TrbK-alt; protein product: MDGKMLARLGAVVFVAVAITATAIEMNRKEEVREAWPSNRTTEARGDPLRNELIRCQVLGEAGSRDPACLRAWAENRNRFLAPGARPAERLPDMPPAPRNTLTPQSDRTDQPAFEPAAPIAPPQLDEAR
- the trbL gene encoding P-type conjugative transfer protein TrbL, with the protein product MGGTGVIDHFLEVFTRYIDSGFGLLSGEVAFIATTLIVIDVTLAALFWSWGADDDIMARLVKKTLFVGVFAYIIGNWNNLARIIFESFAGLGLKASGTGFTTADLLRPGKVAQTGLDAGRPLLDSISSLMGYWSFFENFIQIACMFLAWALVLLAFFILAIQLFVTLIEFKLTTLAGFVLIPFGLFGKSAFMAERVLGNVISSGIKVLVLAVIIGIGSTLFSEFTSGFGGQNPTIDEAMAIVLAALSLLGLGIFGPGIASGIVSGGPQLSAGAAVGTGLAAGGIVALGAGAVGAAASSGAALAGGAAAAARGGAAIAGGASTAYSLGAAGQSGAAGVASGLGGVARAGGSAAVSPLRRAASRAAESMRSSFNAGGKAAFEATGGTSTMGSIGGDAAGDGAAAAGSTNAGGPPAWAQRMRRSQHMTHAVQATAHAVRSGDAHGGGSSINLSEGDR
- the trbF gene encoding conjugal transfer protein TrbF, producing MFKRPSTHYGKAPEPETPYQRATQVWDERIGASRVQAKNWRLMAFGSLILSAGFATALVVQSARGTIVPWVVQVDRIGQAQAVAPAEADYRPTDPQIAFHLARFIEQVRSIPADAIIVRQNWLRAYDFTTDRGAMALNDYARSNDPFTRVGRQQVAVDVSSVIRASPDSFRVAWVERRYENGQLAETTRWTAILTIVVQIPRNADRLRANPLGIYVNAINWSRELGQ